In Lathyrus oleraceus cultivar Zhongwan6 chromosome 2, CAAS_Psat_ZW6_1.0, whole genome shotgun sequence, the DNA window GGGGGAGTTTGTAGGGTGATGAGAAATATCGCTGCAGTGAGACAGGGTATCGAATTCCATTCAAATGTGAAGAGAGTAAAGGCTCAAAGAAGGATGCTAAGAAAACTCGGACTGCTTTGGAAATCTCTAGTAGTATTGCAAAATCTCATAAAGTTTCACATGTTTCTGGAGTCGTAACAACTTCGCGGTCACATAGAACTTTACTGGATGATTCATTGGCTTCAAATAATCAGTCACAGGCTTATGTCACTTATAGAAGCTGTATACCCGCAGATTCTGAAGAGAAGTTATCGGTGCTTGGTTTTGAGGTAATTTTCAGTTACTAGCTCAGATTTATTGTTATATTTAGCTTCTGAACTTAATCAAATGGAGAAAGCATATTGTATATTGAATATTTGGTTGCGCATTCTTTTGAACTAATGTGTCCATCTTAGAGGATTAACTTGTGATGTCAGTCGCTATTTAGTGTTTGGTTCTTAATCGCAAGGAAGAATGTCTAATGGCAAACCACGGGTGTGATGATTTATATATgcatatataaatcagagtagtCAATCCCTGATAGCGGCGCGGAGCCGCTGACCCTAAAAATAGGATAGCGTATAGCAGGATGACCACTATTTgatcattttttggatcaaagTGCAAAGGGAAGAacttttgatttttgttttgaatagttGAAGTACAAAAACGTCAGTGAAGGAAGGTTAGGGTTGAGTCTCAACtcaaatttgattgaaaaatCCAAAATTATCCTTGATACGTTTTAAATTTTGGTGTTTGTTTCGGTTTTTCAGAGGGGAAAGGATAGCAGAACAGAAACCACTTCGGGCCGAGAACTGCTCTGCCCCTGCTATCTGCTAATTACTCTATAGCGGCCGCTATTGTGTTCTGCACCGCTAAGGCTTTTCCCGTAGCGGTCAGCCTCTGATCTGCTCCGCTGTAGCGGGATAGCGCTGCTATTGACTACTCTTATAAACAAATAATGGCCACTATCTTTTGAGCTGAGCTGATGGAAAAACTCTCACTTATCAGCATTTGTCAATGGGAGGATATTTGTTGGTAGAGTTTGAAGAAACAAAGGAAAGTTCTATTATTTAGATCCCAAGCTGCATGAATCTGCATAAACTTAGTTTTTCCATGTGGTCATGGCTCTTAAGCACTAAGGTAATTCTCGCAAAAAGCTTGCAAAATGTCAGTCATGTTCATAAGTTAGGTGCAACATTATCATTTAATAAGGATTAAGGAAGCATGGTGCCACTACCCGATGCACTAACTCTATGATTTCCCACTTCTCTAAACTAAGTCTTAAAGTTATAGAGGATGTGAGAAAATCAAACATAACTGATCCAAACACAGTGTCCAATGTAGGATTGGTCAACTTGTGAAAGATCGTAAAACTCGAATCTTTAGCACGACATGTAAGATCCTACCgaagggaaaaagggtaatttcacacacacacacacacacacacacacacacacacacacaacaaCATGAAAATCATAAtacaaacaaaaataaaaggcCCGACACGTTTTTTTTACGATCTTGCTTCAAAAATCTCGATCTTGATCATGCTGGTGTCGAAAACGATCTTTCTCTGATTGTAGCACTTTTAGGCATCCTTAGCACGCAAGATCTTACAATCTTACAATCCAACACTGGATCTTGACTACACTGACGGTGTTAGATATTCAAATCTCTAAGGATGTCCAAAATCTCTAAACCTTTGTTTTAATCTTCATCTCATTTCAGAAGCTATCCTTCCTCCTTCGATGTCATAAGGAGATTGGATACAGTATATTGTCCTTGTTCTGTGATCTAGCATACTACTTTATGATACTCATTCGATAGTTTGTTGGTGTTATTAGGACTAGTTCTCAGTGATATGTCTCTGAGGGGCTTTAATTTCCACCgcaaattttaaaaaaaaattgcaaatgaAAATACTTCAACCGCACATCCTGATATCAATGTACCCTGAAATGCTCGAGATTTTACTGCTGCTGTCATCTCATTAGTTCTTCGTTACATTGCAGTTTACTTGTTTAACCATAAAAGAGGTTTTATGTTAACATGAAACATTTTATGGGAATCTTTATACAGGGTATTGTGATATTCTTGTTGCTCATTAGCGGGTCATTTGTATACCTGAAAAAAAAGAGGGCCGCCGCTATGTCAGGTTATGTAGTAGCCGGAAGGGGTCAACCAAACTCTCGGTTTTGAAATACAAGACTTTCTGATGAGATTTCTTCCACACTTAAACTTTTTTTTCCTTccatttttttttttaattacaATGTATGATATTTGATTGTAATAGGAAATGTTGAGATTCAGCAACAGCCTCCAAAGTATTCATTTTTTTTGTAGTGTTTCAAATGTTGTATAATACTGACATGAAATGTAGTGTTACTGTTATTACCATAATTCTACATATGCAATGGAGAATCCTTTTTCTCAATCAATATGTCTAATTGAATATTTTAAACATCAGTATCTTAATGATTACATAGTTAATTAACCAGATACTTACCTCAAAATAAAACATTAAGTAAAACTGAAAGAAGCTTATTAGAGAATGATGTTCCCAAGTGGAACTTTAGTACTGTAAGCATATTTAGATTAGGAGCTTTTACACCCAAAATCAATCTACATGTTCTGTTCCTTTGTATAGAATCATGCAATGGAGTTCCTAATGACCAATTATGACTATGACACATGTTACATTCTTGTGTTAATTATTCCAGTCCAAGACAGAACAATATTATTAATCACATTTAACTGTAGGGAAGCACTTAACAAAGTTGTAGTGTACGAATCCATAAAAGGTGTGAGATTCACAACAAGGTGGAAAATCTTTAACCTATATTTGGTTTATTATGATGCATAGTACTATATTAGTATGTCTCTTTAGATGATTATGTTTACACATTTGATATCTGATATTCAGAGCTGTCTTAAGTTTCTAAAGGTCCTATGTAGGTTAACTTAAGCgtggaaaatcaaacatgtgtCATATTTGGTCATGGTTCAACCGTGACAAATATTTTCTGAGATTCTTTTTAGCCACAGTTTAAACTTGTCGAATTTTGAGCTATGTGCGGTAACCTATCTTTCACATGCCAACTTCAAATGCAGAGGATACACAATTCTACAGAAGCTTCTTTAGGCATGCAGAAAAGCCAAAATCAAAATGTGCAACATATAGTAAAGATTCCTGCACAAAATTAAAGTGTGAAGCTTGATACATTATTTTATTCCATATAAAGAATCCATGCTTATAAACAAAAGCAATGGTATATCACTCTCTACTGTCAGTCCTCTAGCTTTAGATACAAAAAGATTAACTTTTTTCATAACAAATCAACAAAATTCAGAAACTTATGAGATAATTTTTAGCCCCCACTTCTTATATGTGTTTGCCATCTTTCATTTCCATATAATATCTTCCATGTAGATTCTTTTCCAAAAAAACATTCTCAACTGTTTGATTTGATGGTAACAATTATATGGTATATTGATTAGGAAAATGTATACCAATGCTTTTACTTTTAGTTTTAGTAACCTCCTTTATTCATGCAGCTTTCAAATTATACTACATGCTTTATACAAAATTGTTATGAAGCTTAATGTTTGGATGTGTTTTTAGCTTTAGAGAAAATATATGAATTCCAAGAATAAAGATTTATACTCAATGTTTTCAACAGTTGTGAAATCTTAAATTTTCTGATGTATGTCATAGGTTGAAGGATGATTAGTTCTGTTAGATGTTATAGCTCACTTGAACTGTTCACTATAGTGAATAGAATAGAATAGACCAAGTATACATTAACACCATAAATTAGGTCTTCATCTAAATTAGGGTTCATCTGCTCAAAATATTATTTTAGGATTTTTGACTGTGATTTGATTCACACAATTCTATGAATTAAAATTTTGGACAATATGAATCGATTCACCTGGAGGTGTGTTTTTGTTATTTTCTACACAAAATAAAACACAAATTTCATATAAAATTGCTTAGTATTTAATCAATCATGGACATAAAGTCCAAAAAAAAAACTTCTCTTGAATGAGCAAATCAGCATAAGGCAACATGCTTCATTCCCTCAACCTTACAACTCTCAAATGGATTGATTTTGTATTGATGTCTTTAGGTATAAATCACTGTCAAATATGAAATATCAATACATATTGCAATATTCCACACCTCAAACATGTGTGCCATAGGCAATGGCATCAATGCCTAAAGCAACTTATGTAGAGTAATATATATCAGTTGATGCTATGAACAAAACAGTTATCCATGTAACTTGAAGGGGAAGCTATTACAGTAAAAAGCATTAGATTCTCCAACAAAAATTACTTTTGGTTTTTGATTACAGGAAGATTCATATGCATAATGGATAAGACAGTAAAATGTTCTTTATGCTTTGGCCTTATGGAAAAGAAGTATTAATCTGTTTGATGTGCTGTATACATATAAACCGTAAAAGACAGATACGGACACTAGACACAACACgttttttgaagaaaaaaaattaaaagaaatcaGAAATATTATTGTTGGTATTCGACGCTGACACATTTTTTTCCAGATGTATCGGTGTTAGAGagtatataaatatatatattcCCCCTATCAAAACTCACATTCAAAAGAACCAGCTTCTGTTTGTAATCTATATGCTATAGTTCTTAATTCTTATGCATATGCCCTTCTTTTTTCctatttaaataattatttatgTACCATTAAGGTTGTATAGAATTTGCAGCCTCAACTAAGAGTGCTACACAGCATATAAATATGTGGGCCATTTTTAGGGCAGCTATTGTTTGGTACATACTATAGAGCATAATTGGAATTAATGGGAGGATATTTTGATGTAGAATTGTTCAAATTAGAGATTTGTTTGGAGAAAAAGTGAGAATGTGTGAGgacaaaaatatatttttttatttaatattgTGTTGGCTATAATTCCCAACAGAGTACAAGTGAGTGAATAAAATACTTCAATATTATATTTGCAATTGAATATCAATTAGAGGTGACAAATAGATATATTTATCTGCTTAAAATCCGGAAAAAAAATAAGATGGGAAGCAACGGGGTGGACAAAGTAGAGGGTGGGTTGAAAACCTTTGTTTGATCAGTGAAAAATGACGGGTCAAATGTGTTAGAACAAACAATAACAAAGTTGGTGAAACTTGGAATGAGTAAGTTTGTCGTGTGGAGAGTGAAAGAGGAGAATAttgtgtgtgtgtgcgtgtgagtgtgtgtgtgtgtgagagagagagagaggagagagggagggagagagagagagagagagagaaaaaattGAGTGTGAGAATGAAATATTTCATGAACTATGGTGAGAGTGCACCCTACATATTTATATAGAGATTACGTAATGATTGGGATACACTTTGACCAAGTACAATAACAGAAAAAATAAAAACT includes these proteins:
- the LOC127119450 gene encoding uncharacterized protein LOC127119450 codes for the protein MNSANSPFFLPFLFIFFANFLFHETPFHVLGQQTDDSQHGHGFGHRVLMSLKEKPAGSNFTFDCTPFGPCVPCIYSEKGDEKYRCSETGYRIPFKCEESKGSKKDAKKTRTALEISSSIAKSHKVSHVSGVVTTSRSHRTLLDDSLASNNQSQAYVTYRSCIPADSEEKLSVLGFEGIVIFLLLISGSFVYLKKKRAAAMSGYVVAGRGQPNSRF